The DNA window GTCCACGCGTCAGTGTCGAGGGGCCACCTGGGCCGCGGATAGTCGGTCACCATCACCGGGGCGTCGAGATAGATGCGCTCGACGGCACGCCGGGCGAGAGCGTTGCGTCGCGCGGTGTCGGTCTCGCGGAGCGCGCGCTCGATGAGGCCGTCCGCGCTCGCGTGCTCGAACAGCCCGTACCCCATCGCGTTGTTCGCCCGGACGGTGTCGTCGCCCGCGGCGTCGGCGCTGTCGCCGTG is part of the Salifodinibacter halophilus genome and encodes:
- a CDS encoding ABC transporter substrate-binding protein; amino-acid sequence: HGDSADAAGDDTVRANNAMGYGLFEHASADGLIERALRETDTARRNALARRAVERIYLDAPVMVTDYPRPRWPLDTDAWT